The Oscillospiraceae bacterium genome contains a region encoding:
- the spoVE_2 gene encoding stage V sporulation protein E, translating to MAFRRKRKAPAAAGGGAAAATQKSAGKLARLLGGDQPPLDLPFLVLVLALVAFGLVMLFSASYAVAMYRRGNGYAFIRPQLLFAAIGIAAMYAASRVDYHIYHKLAWPMLGVSVVLLVLVLFMPEYNGCKRWIVLPGLGTLQPSEIAKFSVILVFSHIISLNHQKMKKFSVGVVPFAVILGGLAVLMLLEPHLSGTLLIFGIGAILMFVGGTGLRWFGMAAGGGVAAVAAALIFLPDLVPYAADRLNSWLDPFADPLGDGHQTIQSLYAIGSGGATGLGLGNSRQKYLYVPEPQNDFIFSIVCEELGFVGACLVILLFMLLLLRGISIALKAPDKFGALLTVGFTVQVVLQAVLNIAVVTNTIPNTGISLPFFSSGGTSLMMLLGEMGIVLSVSRQAVQEKY from the coding sequence GTGGCGTTCAGAAGAAAAAGGAAGGCGCCGGCCGCGGCGGGCGGGGGCGCGGCGGCAGCCACCCAAAAAAGCGCCGGAAAGCTGGCAAGGCTGCTGGGCGGCGACCAGCCCCCGCTGGACCTTCCGTTTTTGGTGCTGGTGCTGGCGCTGGTGGCCTTTGGGCTGGTGATGCTGTTCAGCGCAAGCTACGCGGTGGCCATGTACCGGCGGGGCAACGGCTATGCGTTTATCCGGCCCCAGCTGCTGTTTGCAGCCATTGGCATTGCGGCCATGTACGCTGCCAGCCGGGTGGATTATCACATCTACCACAAGCTGGCCTGGCCCATGCTGGGGGTATCGGTGGTGCTGCTGGTGCTGGTGCTTTTTATGCCGGAATACAACGGCTGCAAGCGCTGGATCGTGCTGCCGGGCCTTGGGACCCTGCAGCCCAGCGAGATCGCAAAGTTTTCGGTGATCCTGGTGTTCAGCCATATCATTTCGCTGAACCACCAGAAGATGAAAAAGTTCTCGGTGGGGGTGGTGCCCTTTGCGGTGATCCTGGGTGGCCTGGCGGTGCTGATGCTGCTGGAACCGCACCTTTCGGGCACGCTGCTGATCTTCGGCATTGGGGCGATCCTGATGTTTGTGGGGGGAACAGGCCTGCGCTGGTTCGGCATGGCGGCAGGGGGCGGCGTGGCCGCGGTGGCCGCGGCCCTGATCTTTCTGCCCGACCTTGTGCCCTACGCCGCGGACCGGCTGAACAGCTGGCTGGACCCCTTTGCGGACCCGCTGGGCGACGGGCACCAGACCATTCAGAGCCTGTATGCCATTGGTTCAGGGGGAGCCACGGGGCTGGGCCTTGGCAACAGCCGCCAGAAATACCTGTACGTGCCGGAGCCGCAGAACGACTTTATCTTTTCCATCGTGTGCGAGGAACTGGGGTTTGTGGGCGCGTGCCTGGTGATCCTTTTGTTCATGCTGCTGCTGCTGCGGGGGATTTCCATCGCGCTGAAGGCGCCGGATAAATTCGGCGCGCTGCTGACCGTGGGGTTTACGGTGCAGGTGGTGCTGCAGGCGGTGCTGAACATCGCGGTGGTGACCAACACCATCCCAAACACCGGCATCAGCCTGCCCTTCTTTTCTTCGGGCGGCACCAGCCTGATGATGCTGCTGGGGGAGATGGGGATCGTGCTCTCGGTGAGCCGGCAGGCGGTGCAGGAGAAGTATTAG
- the murA gene encoding UDP-N-acetylglucosamine 1-carboxyvinyltransferase yields MGEYLLVRGGRPLEGAARVPAAKNSVLPLLAAALLCEGESFFTQVPRLADVQQSLVILSALGCEYQWRGRGLAVRRCAEAPGVLPEGPARAMRSSVFYLAPAIHRCGRVRMPMPGGCKLGPRPIDIHLDGLDKMGARVDWRGETLTVSAPWGLTGADYTLRLPSVGATETLLMAAVLAKGETVLRGAAMEPEVVDLAAFLQRCGARIEGAGSPMIRVQGVRELRGAVHTPIPDRIVAATLAAAAASAGGWVRIQNCQIEALAPTLEILRRAGCRVEPAANAVTVRRVGWLRGVGRVYTGVYPAFSTDAAPVVAAALLTAAGRSAVEDTVFENRFACAEGFNALGAKTARAGRALEIEGVRALGPARVEAKDLRGGAALVVAALAAQGETKVYGVEHIRRGYGDLAGTLANLGAQVRLCQE; encoded by the coding sequence GTGGGGGAGTATCTCCTGGTGCGGGGCGGGCGGCCCTTGGAGGGCGCGGCGCGGGTGCCCGCGGCGAAAAACAGTGTACTTCCCTTGCTGGCGGCGGCGCTGCTGTGCGAGGGCGAAAGCTTTTTTACCCAGGTGCCCAGGCTTGCGGACGTGCAGCAGAGCCTGGTGATCCTGAGTGCGCTGGGATGCGAATACCAGTGGCGGGGCAGAGGGCTTGCGGTGCGCCGCTGCGCCGAGGCGCCGGGCGTGCTGCCGGAAGGCCCGGCCCGGGCGATGCGAAGCTCGGTGTTCTATCTGGCGCCGGCCATTCACCGGTGCGGCAGGGTGCGGATGCCCATGCCCGGCGGCTGCAAGCTGGGGCCGCGCCCCATCGACATCCACCTGGATGGGCTCGACAAGATGGGCGCGCGGGTGGACTGGCGCGGGGAAACCCTGACCGTGAGCGCCCCCTGGGGCCTCACCGGCGCAGATTATACCCTGCGCCTGCCCAGCGTGGGCGCCACCGAAACCCTGCTGATGGCAGCGGTGCTGGCAAAGGGGGAAACCGTGCTGCGGGGCGCCGCCATGGAGCCGGAGGTCGTGGATCTGGCGGCGTTTTTGCAGAGGTGCGGCGCGCGCATCGAGGGGGCGGGCAGCCCCATGATCCGGGTGCAGGGGGTGAGGGAGCTGCGGGGGGCGGTGCACACGCCCATTCCGGACCGGATTGTGGCGGCCACGCTGGCGGCCGCCGCGGCCAGCGCGGGCGGCTGGGTGCGCATTCAGAACTGCCAGATTGAGGCGCTTGCCCCCACGCTGGAAATCCTGCGCCGCGCGGGCTGCCGGGTGGAGCCCGCGGCGAACGCGGTGACGGTGCGGCGGGTCGGCTGGCTGCGCGGGGTGGGCCGGGTGTACACCGGGGTGTACCCCGCCTTTTCCACCGACGCGGCGCCGGTGGTGGCGGCGGCGCTGCTTACCGCCGCGGGCCGCAGCGCGGTGGAGGACACGGTGTTTGAGAACCGGTTTGCCTGCGCCGAGGGGTTCAACGCGCTGGGGGCAAAAACCGCCCGCGCGGGCCGTGCGCTGGAGATCGAGGGGGTGCGCGCGCTGGGCCCGGCCCGGGTGGAGGCAAAGGATCTGCGGGGCGGAGCCGCGCTGGTGGTGGCGGCTTTGGCCGCCCAGGGCGAAACAAAGGTCTACGGGGTGGAACACATCCGCAGGGGATACGGTGACCTGGCGGGGACACTGGCAAATCTGGGGGCGCAGGTGCGCCTGTGCCAGGAATAG
- a CDS encoding putative peptidase Lmo0363: protein MMKMLLVSMFQNVSKLLEKIEPDLRNKSVTYIPTASVVEKLGFFVKIGKWNLRRLGLVVEELDVSTSSYDTIVNTLIKNDIIYIAGGNTFYLLQELRKSGADKILTQEVKKGKLFIGESAGAIVMAPDIGYSAVMDCVEKAPGLKDYVGLGLIDFYVVPHYKNWKMGKAAMKIINAYSDSLELKIISDNQAILVEDNEVRILE, encoded by the coding sequence ATGATGAAAATGTTATTAGTATCAATGTTTCAGAATGTCTCTAAATTATTAGAAAAAATAGAACCAGATTTAAGAAATAAGTCTGTAACATATATTCCAACTGCAAGTGTCGTCGAAAAGTTAGGTTTCTTTGTTAAAATAGGAAAATGGAATTTGAGGAGACTCGGCCTTGTTGTTGAAGAATTAGATGTCTCCACTTCTTCTTATGATACTATCGTAAATACGCTAATAAAGAATGACATTATATATATTGCGGGAGGAAACACCTTTTATCTATTGCAGGAACTAAGAAAGTCTGGAGCCGACAAGATACTGACCCAGGAAGTGAAAAAAGGAAAATTATTTATTGGCGAGTCTGCAGGGGCAATCGTTATGGCCCCTGATATTGGATACTCTGCCGTAATGGACTGTGTAGAAAAAGCCCCCGGCTTAAAAGATTACGTTGGACTGGGGCTGATAGACTTCTATGTAGTACCACATTACAAGAATTGGAAAATGGGAAAAGCAGCAATGAAAATTATAAACGCATATTCTGACAGCCTGGAATTGAAGATCATTAGTGACAATCAAGCTATACTCGTTGAGGATAATGAAGTGAGAATCCTGGAATAG
- a CDS encoding MFS transporter — MVPKAKLWHKDFTLVVTGQIISLFGNAVLRFALPLYILEQSGSPALFGQVSALAFLPMILLSPVGGMIADRVDKQRVMVVLDFITSALVFGYIAISGYFSAIAIVVVLMMALYAIQGAYSPAVQASIPLLVEEKKLVPANAAVNLVNSLSNMLGPVIGGVLYGTFGLPIVLIVSAICFFLSAVMELFIRIPHKKQESTGNMWATVKKDMGCSLCFMFKTKPILAKIIFIMTLFELFASSVLIIGLPVLITQTYALSSQWLGVTQGVMMGGGLVGGVLAGVLAKKLSIKKIHRLLLLIALCFVPIVLGLLLGVSAIIGYSIITSACFFAMIAGVLMRVQLFAFIQQVVPEEIMGKVFSCLMAIILCAQPVGQWLAGWCFERYAELPWVVLLAAVALSSIVSVYSRSCFHKIEV; from the coding sequence ATGGTACCAAAAGCAAAACTTTGGCACAAGGATTTTACACTGGTCGTGACAGGCCAAATTATCTCGCTGTTCGGCAATGCTGTTCTTCGCTTTGCTCTACCGCTCTATATCTTGGAGCAAAGCGGCTCGCCCGCCCTGTTTGGGCAGGTTTCCGCACTGGCTTTTTTACCTATGATTCTGCTTTCGCCAGTGGGAGGCATGATCGCAGACCGTGTGGATAAACAACGTGTCATGGTTGTCTTAGATTTTATTACCTCCGCTTTGGTTTTTGGCTATATTGCCATAAGTGGTTATTTTTCAGCCATAGCTATTGTAGTCGTGCTGATGATGGCGCTCTATGCCATTCAAGGGGCGTATAGCCCGGCGGTGCAAGCCAGCATCCCATTGCTGGTGGAAGAGAAAAAGTTGGTTCCAGCAAACGCCGCCGTAAACCTTGTAAATTCACTGTCTAATATGCTGGGGCCGGTCATAGGCGGCGTACTTTATGGAACGTTTGGACTTCCCATAGTGCTTATTGTAAGCGCCATATGTTTTTTTCTATCTGCGGTCATGGAATTATTCATTAGAATACCACACAAAAAGCAAGAGTCCACCGGAAACATGTGGGCTACAGTGAAAAAGGATATGGGCTGCAGTCTTTGCTTTATGTTCAAAACAAAACCGATTTTAGCAAAAATTATCTTTATCATGACATTGTTTGAACTGTTTGCAAGTTCAGTACTTATTATCGGTTTGCCAGTGTTGATTACGCAAACATATGCGCTTTCCAGCCAATGGCTAGGTGTGACGCAAGGTGTTATGATGGGTGGGGGATTAGTAGGCGGAGTGCTGGCTGGAGTGCTGGCAAAAAAATTGTCCATTAAAAAAATACACCGATTACTGTTACTGATAGCTCTGTGTTTTGTACCGATTGTGTTAGGACTGCTGTTAGGCGTTTCTGCTATAATTGGCTACAGCATCATTACATCGGCTTGCTTTTTTGCTATGATTGCCGGTGTACTAATGCGCGTGCAGTTGTTTGCGTTCATCCAACAGGTGGTTCCGGAAGAAATAATGGGCAAGGTATTTTCCTGCTTGATGGCAATTATTCTTTGTGCTCAGCCTGTGGGTCAATGGCTTGCTGGCTGGTGTTTTGAGCGTTATGCAGAGTTGCCGTGGGTCGTGTTATTGGCGGCTGTCGCGCTATCCAGTATAGTATCCGTCTATTCCCGCAGTTGTTTCCACAAAATCGAAGTATAG
- a CDS encoding AcrR family transcriptional regulator has product MSRTQKDFAPRKEKLIQIALDQFLKKGYENTTITDLQKAFGLTKGGMYHYFSGKEEILDTVIEKGIRDWIDEVRNHIIGLPAKDRLLYLCFTDTANNFSSQLLQYSRSGDSSIVTYKLREQRMKMSVPLVTEIIKQYVDSGFYTCDYPEEIAEILLMLAVSTSDQIFGPATDEDKWKRRIDAMITLWRNCVHPPESHLDELRDNLTRFYEDSMTRSNS; this is encoded by the coding sequence ATGTCACGCACCCAGAAAGACTTTGCGCCACGTAAAGAGAAACTGATTCAAATTGCTTTGGATCAATTTCTCAAAAAAGGTTATGAAAATACAACCATCACTGACTTGCAAAAAGCGTTTGGACTCACTAAGGGCGGTATGTACCATTACTTCTCTGGCAAAGAAGAAATACTGGATACTGTAATTGAAAAAGGGATAAGGGATTGGATTGACGAAGTGCGCAATCACATAATTGGGTTGCCGGCGAAAGACAGATTGCTGTATCTGTGTTTCACAGACACAGCGAACAACTTCTCCAGTCAGCTGCTCCAATACAGCAGATCGGGAGATAGCTCAATCGTAACCTATAAGCTGCGGGAACAGCGTATGAAAATGTCGGTTCCGCTGGTGACGGAAATTATTAAACAGTATGTGGACAGCGGGTTTTATACATGTGATTATCCTGAAGAAATAGCGGAAATCCTCTTGATGTTAGCTGTTTCCACCAGTGATCAAATATTTGGCCCCGCCACGGATGAGGATAAGTGGAAGAGGCGAATTGATGCCATGATAACATTGTGGAGAAATTGCGTGCACCCTCCTGAAAGCCATTTGGATGAGTTGCGAGACAATTTGACCCGTTTTTATGAGGATAGTATGACAAGAAGTAACTCGTGA
- a CDS encoding N-acetyltransferase has translation MLELRLLNDNDISLVENWLNREHVKRWYEIPHLGVSISDWIYELKERNGEFHWLTHLIVLSQGCPIGLCQYYKCEDSNDEDFGTMPISGSYGIDYLIGEEAYLGKGLGREMVTLLVRKVFSFPDARRITADIDKENKASEKTLLSCGFALLDAESSRYILCA, from the coding sequence ATGTTAGAACTAAGACTGCTAAACGATAATGATATATCGTTAGTTGAAAACTGGCTGAATAGGGAACATGTGAAAAGGTGGTATGAAATACCGCATTTGGGTGTTTCAATTAGTGATTGGATATATGAGTTGAAAGAACGCAACGGAGAATTTCATTGGTTAACACACCTTATTGTACTATCTCAAGGGTGTCCGATTGGATTGTGCCAATACTATAAATGTGAAGATAGCAACGATGAGGATTTTGGAACAATGCCCATATCGGGTTCATACGGGATTGACTATCTGATAGGTGAAGAAGCGTATCTTGGAAAAGGTTTGGGTCGGGAAATGGTGACACTACTTGTGCGTAAAGTGTTCTCGTTTCCAGACGCCCGAAGAATTACCGCCGACATTGACAAAGAGAATAAGGCATCAGAAAAAACGTTATTATCATGCGGCTTTGCATTATTAGATGCTGAAAGTAGTCGTTATATTCTGTGTGCCTAA
- the ftsZ gene encoding cell division protein FtsZ, protein MAFILDEEMQNITNIKVIGVGGGGGNAVNRMVAAGLQGVEFVAMNTDQQALLNSRATQKVQLGAKLTKGRGAGADPEIGQRAAEESKDEIASALKGAQMAFITAGMGGGTGTGAAPVVAEVAHDLGILTVGIVTKPFAFEGRRKMNLAEQGIAALLMHVDSLIVIPNERLKLISQEKITLMNAFEAADNVLRQGVESISSLINIPAFINLDFADVRSIMKDAGYAHMGVGSAKGAGKAENAAKAAISSPLLETSIAGARGVIINITSSPDIGLEEVEQASSLITQSAHPDANIIWGTAFDENLSDEMHVTVVATGFENAPNGASAAPAASAGAPVQPHTIPTPVFSSDAAAPGASAAPAPAPLDDEDDDKDYFDQIMGLLNKRGK, encoded by the coding sequence ATGGCTTTCATTCTCGATGAAGAGATGCAGAATATTACGAATATTAAGGTGATCGGCGTGGGCGGCGGCGGTGGTAATGCGGTGAACCGCATGGTTGCCGCCGGGCTTCAGGGCGTGGAGTTTGTTGCCATGAATACCGACCAGCAGGCCCTGCTGAACAGCCGCGCCACCCAAAAGGTGCAGCTGGGCGCCAAACTTACCAAGGGCCGTGGCGCGGGGGCGGACCCCGAGATCGGCCAGCGCGCCGCAGAGGAGAGCAAGGACGAGATTGCCAGCGCCCTGAAGGGGGCGCAGATGGCGTTTATCACCGCCGGTATGGGCGGCGGCACCGGCACCGGCGCCGCCCCGGTGGTGGCCGAGGTCGCCCACGACCTGGGCATTCTGACCGTGGGCATTGTGACCAAGCCCTTTGCCTTTGAGGGCCGCCGCAAGATGAACCTGGCGGAGCAGGGCATCGCGGCCCTGCTGATGCATGTGGACAGCCTGATCGTGATCCCCAACGAGCGGCTGAAGCTCATCAGCCAGGAAAAGATCACCCTGATGAACGCGTTTGAGGCGGCGGACAATGTGCTGCGCCAGGGCGTGGAAAGCATTTCCAGCCTGATCAATATCCCCGCCTTCATCAACCTGGATTTTGCCGACGTGCGCAGCATTATGAAGGACGCCGGCTACGCCCATATGGGTGTGGGCAGCGCCAAGGGCGCGGGCAAGGCGGAGAACGCGGCAAAGGCCGCCATTTCCAGCCCGCTGCTGGAAACCTCGATCGCGGGGGCAAGGGGCGTAATTATCAACATCACCTCCTCGCCGGACATCGGCCTGGAAGAGGTGGAACAGGCGTCCAGCCTGATCACCCAGTCGGCCCACCCGGACGCGAACATTATCTGGGGTACCGCGTTCGACGAGAATTTGTCGGACGAGATGCATGTGACTGTGGTGGCCACCGGCTTTGAGAACGCCCCGAACGGGGCTTCGGCCGCACCGGCGGCCAGCGCGGGCGCGCCCGTGCAGCCGCACACCATCCCCACGCCGGTGTTCAGCAGCGACGCGGCCGCCCCCGGGGCATCCGCCGCGCCTGCACCGGCCCCGCTGGACGACGAGGACGACGACAAGGATTATTTTGACCAGATCATGGGTCTGCTGAACAAGCGCGGCAAGTAA
- a CDS encoding HD family phosphohydrolase, with amino-acid sequence MDYREEFCEIWSREVTRPGADKLLEWLGTTDFFRAPASTRFHGACESGLVMHSLNVYHALMDRYFEEGDSPESMAVCGLLHDLCKANYYKPGTRNVKNEATGQWEKVAVFNVEDQFPYGHGEKSVYLIERFLRLKPAEAVAIRWHMGGFDDAARGGCRAISEAYDAYPLAVKLHLADLTATYLMEKGTGLHR; translated from the coding sequence ATGGACTACCGGGAAGAATTTTGTGAGATCTGGTCCCGCGAGGTCACCCGCCCCGGGGCCGATAAGCTTTTGGAATGGCTGGGCACCACCGATTTTTTCCGCGCGCCTGCCTCCACACGCTTTCACGGCGCCTGCGAGAGCGGCCTTGTGATGCACAGCCTCAACGTGTACCACGCCCTGATGGACCGCTATTTCGAAGAGGGCGACAGCCCCGAAAGCATGGCTGTCTGCGGGCTGCTGCACGATCTGTGCAAGGCCAACTACTACAAGCCCGGCACCCGCAATGTAAAAAACGAGGCCACCGGCCAGTGGGAAAAGGTCGCCGTGTTCAATGTGGAGGACCAGTTCCCCTACGGCCACGGTGAAAAAAGCGTCTACCTGATCGAGCGCTTTCTCCGCCTCAAGCCCGCCGAGGCGGTGGCCATCCGCTGGCACATGGGCGGCTTCGACGACGCTGCCCGCGGCGGCTGCCGCGCCATCAGCGAGGCCTACGACGCCTATCCCCTGGCGGTAAAGCTGCATCTGGCCGACCTGACCGCCACCTATCTGATGGAAAAGGGCACCGGCCTGCACCGGTAA
- the cpsY gene encoding LysR family transcriptional regulator, whose product MELRTLRYLVEIAEEKSINRAAEKLYVSQPTLSRAIQALERELGFAVLERTNHGVSLTTLGERFYYYAKSVVGQLEAIEKLRADRQEDTRSRLSVSVAKLILKDDMMLQYRAALSAAHAELILLETTQEEAVLNVASLRSEIGVITANSMQLQAIRRLLEIKELEMELLDECPLCVHLSGDHPLAGQAEIDPRDMLNCVYMHLPYDYFANINYMSQMNGVQLSDFKRTITINNYHAMINMLKHTDAFIFGNQWQADELKKGSIATLPLRAVGITVSLFWIKRKKELLSAEALCFLDLMRKNYGFV is encoded by the coding sequence ATGGAGCTGCGGACACTGCGGTATCTGGTGGAGATCGCGGAGGAAAAAAGCATCAACAGAGCGGCGGAAAAGCTGTATGTGTCGCAGCCTACCCTGAGCCGGGCGATCCAGGCCCTGGAACGGGAGCTGGGCTTTGCGGTGCTGGAGCGCACCAACCACGGGGTGAGCCTGACCACGCTGGGCGAGCGGTTTTACTACTATGCCAAATCGGTGGTGGGGCAGCTGGAAGCCATTGAAAAGCTGCGGGCGGACCGCCAGGAGGACACGCGCAGCCGGCTTTCGGTGTCGGTGGCAAAGCTGATCCTGAAGGACGACATGATGCTGCAGTACCGCGCGGCCCTGAGCGCCGCCCACGCGGAGCTGATCCTGCTGGAAACCACCCAGGAGGAGGCCGTTTTGAATGTGGCCAGCCTGCGCAGCGAGATCGGGGTGATCACCGCCAATTCCATGCAGCTTCAGGCGATCCGGCGGCTTTTGGAGATCAAGGAGCTGGAAATGGAGCTGCTGGACGAGTGCCCCCTGTGCGTGCACCTCTCCGGCGACCACCCCCTGGCGGGCCAAGCTGAGATCGACCCCCGCGATATGCTGAACTGCGTTTACATGCACCTGCCGTATGACTATTTTGCGAATATCAATTATATGAGCCAGATGAACGGGGTGCAGCTGAGCGATTTCAAGCGCACCATCACCATCAACAACTACCACGCCATGATCAACATGCTCAAACACACCGACGCGTTTATTTTTGGCAACCAGTGGCAGGCGGACGAGCTGAAAAAGGGCAGCATTGCCACCCTGCCGCTGCGGGCGGTGGGAATTACCGTGTCGCTGTTTTGGATCAAGCGCAAAAAGGAGCTGCTTTCGGCCGAGGCGCTGTGCTTTTTGGACTTGATGCGCAAAAACTACGGCTTTGTGTGA
- the gdhA gene encoding glutamate dehydrogenase has protein sequence MFKNEYLSRVYAQAERRDPEQPEFLQAVREVLESLQPLVEKHPEYEKNGVLERLVEPERFIQFRVSWVDDAGRVQVNRGYRVQYNSAIGPYKGGLRLHPSVNASVIKFLGFEQTFKNSLTGLPMGGGKGGSDFDPKGKSDAEIMRFCQSFMTELEKHIGQFTDVPAGDIGVGAREIGYMYGQYKRLRNEVTGVLTGKGLQWGGSLVRKEATGYGLCYFAQEAMACMKDDGFAGKTVVVSGSGNVAIYACEKAAQLGAKVVAMSDSSGYVHDPAGIDLALMKEIKEVRRARISEYAAARPGAEFTPGCGGIWTIACDIALPCATQNELDAEAAKTLVENGCKVVCEGANMPCTPEAIEALLAGGVLYGPAKAANAGGVATSGLEMSQNSLRLAWSFEEVDERLKGIMKGIFHASYDASVECGMAGNLMVGANVAGFIKVADSMIAQGVAY, from the coding sequence ATGTTCAAGAACGAGTATCTGAGCCGGGTCTATGCCCAGGCAGAACGGCGGGACCCCGAGCAGCCGGAGTTTTTGCAGGCGGTGCGCGAGGTGCTGGAAAGCCTGCAGCCCCTGGTGGAAAAACACCCGGAGTACGAGAAAAACGGCGTGTTGGAACGCCTGGTGGAGCCGGAGCGGTTCATCCAGTTCCGGGTGTCGTGGGTGGACGACGCGGGCAGGGTACAGGTGAACCGCGGGTACCGCGTGCAGTACAACAGCGCCATTGGGCCCTATAAGGGCGGCCTGCGGCTGCACCCCAGCGTAAACGCCTCGGTGATCAAGTTTTTGGGGTTTGAACAGACCTTTAAAAACAGCCTGACCGGCCTGCCCATGGGCGGCGGCAAGGGCGGTTCCGACTTTGACCCCAAGGGCAAGAGCGACGCGGAGATCATGCGCTTTTGCCAGAGCTTTATGACCGAGCTGGAAAAGCACATCGGCCAGTTCACGGATGTGCCCGCCGGCGATATTGGGGTAGGCGCGCGGGAGATCGGGTATATGTACGGCCAGTACAAACGGCTGCGCAACGAAGTGACCGGCGTGCTGACCGGCAAGGGCCTGCAGTGGGGGGGCAGCCTGGTGCGCAAGGAGGCCACCGGCTACGGCCTGTGCTACTTTGCGCAGGAGGCCATGGCCTGCATGAAGGACGACGGCTTTGCGGGCAAGACGGTGGTGGTTTCCGGCAGCGGGAACGTGGCCATTTACGCCTGCGAAAAGGCGGCGCAGCTGGGCGCCAAGGTGGTGGCCATGAGCGATTCCTCGGGGTATGTGCACGACCCCGCGGGCATTGACCTGGCCCTGATGAAGGAGATCAAGGAGGTGCGCCGCGCCCGCATCAGCGAATATGCGGCGGCCCGCCCGGGCGCGGAGTTCACCCCGGGCTGCGGCGGTATCTGGACCATTGCCTGCGATATTGCGCTGCCCTGCGCCACCCAGAACGAACTGGACGCAGAAGCGGCAAAAACCCTGGTGGAAAACGGCTGCAAGGTGGTGTGCGAGGGTGCAAACATGCCCTGCACCCCCGAAGCCATTGAGGCGCTTTTGGCCGGCGGCGTGCTGTACGGCCCCGCAAAGGCGGCCAATGCGGGCGGTGTGGCAACCTCGGGCCTGGAAATGAGCCAGAACAGCCTGCGCCTTGCCTGGAGCTTTGAAGAGGTGGACGAGCGGCTTAAGGGCATTATGAAGGGGATTTTCCATGCCTCGTACGACGCCTCGGTGGAGTGCGGCATGGCCGGAAACCTGATGGTGGGGGCCAATGTGGCCGGTTTCATCAAGGTGGCCGACAGTATGATCGCCCAGGGCGTGGCCTACTAA